One part of the Vicia villosa cultivar HV-30 ecotype Madison, WI linkage group LG6, Vvil1.0, whole genome shotgun sequence genome encodes these proteins:
- the LOC131614216 gene encoding uncharacterized protein LOC131614216 → MVHPDVFPKHIVSLDASRVVVKKIRTKASKLGFRVVIRRYDNGTDKRGAFMTLTCERSGKYTPLLHNFKRNETGLGKRDCPYKFHDYRLENHKWIFNVICGLHNHDLCEKLAGPPIARRLMPEEKKPVCDMTLNLVQVKNILVIFHIPKSYPFLR, encoded by the exons ATGGTGCATCCTGATGTTTTCCCCAAACACATTGTGTCTCTAGATGCCTCACGTGTAGTTGTGAAAAAG ATTCGTACAAAGGCATCCAAATTGGGGTTTCGTGTTGTAATCAGAAGGTATGATAATGGTACTGATAAAAGAGGTGCATTTATGACATTGACATGCGAAAGAAGTGGAAAATATACACCTCTTCTCCATAATTTCAAACGAAATGAAACTGGTTTAGGAAAACGTGATTGTCCCTATAAGTTTCATGATTATCGGTTGGAAAATCACAAATGGATTTTTAATGTGATATGTGGCTTACATAACCATGATTTATGTGAAAAGTTAGCTGGTCCTCCAATTGCACGTCGTCTCATGCCGGAAGAAAAGAAACCTGTTTGTGACATGACATTGAATTTGGTGCAAGTGAAAAACATACTTGTTATTTTTCATATTCCCAAGTCATACCCATTCTTGCGTTGA
- the LOC131614217 gene encoding uncharacterized protein LOC131614217 yields the protein MVAKQGWNMLAKPHSLVSRVFKARYFPRTSFLKSSLGYNPSFVWRSLWKSREVLTLGCRWSIGDGSNIMVMNEPWLQGQWEGNVIGPPTQGVYNIFVNNLMLPNMKQWDVQVIQNLFDPVVAMDIFKVPLVEEVVKDTIIWKEEQNGIYSVRSGYRLWRISQANRWSKRVDRNWSNLWNIIAPPRAKHLLWRICRGCLTSRSRLIQHFVQCPAHCLREDRRDVGRFAVLVDEIWKNRNNIVWNDTREEARKIGLQAYFNWHDWFLARRNEERVQEPPSPTVWTPPDEGKFKCNADAGYNNSLGTANKGWCVRKNGGHFIVAGVTWDYSMLPTNVAEAMALKEAMQDAISLQLNNVIFESDSQLVVQVILSNQIGRSEFSHVILAIKNLLHFFLTLRSSSSNAKRIWLPIS from the exons ATGGTGGCGAAACAAGGTTGGAATATGTTAGCAAAACCTCACTCTCTTGTCTCTCGGGTTTTTAAAGCTAGGTATTTCCCTCGTACTTCCTTCCTTAAATCCTCTCTTGGTTATAATCCTAGTTTTGTTTGGCGTAGCCTATGGAAATCTAGAGAGGTATTAACACTTGGGTGCAGGTGGAGTATAGGGGATGGTAGCAATATTATGGTGATGAATGAACCTTGGCTCCAAGGACAATGGGAAGGGAATGTGATTGGTCCTCCGACGCAAGGTGTGTACAATATTTTTGTTAACAACCTTATGTTACCTAATATGAAACAATGGGATGTACAAGTAATCCAGAATTTGTTTGATCCTGTAGTGGCGATGGATATTTTTAAGGTTCCGTTGGTGGAGGAGGTTGTTAAAGATACGATAATTTGGAAAGAGGAACAAAATGGGATATATAGTGTAAGATCAGGTTACAGATTATGGAGGATTTCCCAAGCAAACAGATGGAGTAAAAGGGTGGACCGTAATTGGAGTAATTTGTGGAATATCATAGCTCCACCTAGGGCCAAACATTTGCTATGGAGAATTTGTAGGGGCTGCCTCACATCTCGGTCTAGGCTCATTCAACATTTTGTCCAATGTCCGGCCCATTGTCTAAG AGAGGATAGAAGGGATGTCGGTAGGTTCGCGGTGCTGGTGGATGAAATATGGAAGAATAGGAATAATATTGTTTGGAATGACACACGGGAAGAGGCGAGAAAAATTGGTTTGCAGGCCTATTTCAATTGGCATGATTGGTTCTTAGCTAGAAGGAATGAGGAGAGGGTCCAGGAACCTCCTTCACCTACCGTTTGGACGCCTCCAGATGAAGGTAAATTCAAGTGTAATGCTGATGCCGGCTATAACAATAGTTTGGGTACGGCGAATAAAGGGTGGTGCGTTAGAAAAAATGGTGGTCATTTTATTGTTGCAGGAGTAACTTGGGACTACAGTATGTTACCCACTAATGTTGCGGAAGCCATGGCTTTGAAAGAAGCTATGCAAGATGCTATTTCCCTACAGTTGAACAATGTTATCTTTGAAAGCGACTCTCAATTGGTGGTGCAAGTTATTCTCTCAAATCAAATTGGTAGATCCGAATTTAGTCATGTTATTTTAGCCATTAAGAATTTGTTACATTTTTTTCTAACTTTGAGGTCAAGTTCATCAAACGCCAAGCGAATTTGGTTGCCCATAAGTTAA